The genomic stretch TCCGAGTAAAATTTCACCACCTTGTTGAACTCATGATCGAGCTTCCTGAAGAACTCGAGCTCGATCTGTCCGCCCTCCTCGGACGAGCGGAGGAACATCGTCTGGTAATAGCTCTGATCGGATCCTTCCTGCTGCACGGAGCTCACCAGTATCACCTCGTCATCGGCCTTCTTCGGAGATCCCCTAAGGTTGTTGAGGCCGCTGAAGGCTCTGTACATTGTGAGCCTCCGCTTCAGCGAGCGCGACCGCGACAcctccggcggcggcggcgacaaGGCGGTGTTCTTCCGGAATGCGATGTGGTTTTTCAGTAGCGTCTTGAGGCCTTGGTAGTCCATGTATGCTGTCTGCCATTCCTGGACCATTTGGGAAGCTAGCTCCCTCCCGAACTTCATCTTTCTGTATCTCTGTGTGTTGCGATGGATGGATTGATTAATTGTTGTTGATGAGCAAATTATGAATGCATCTCATTGTTGTTCCATTGAAGAAAGGAGAGAGGGCAGAGTGATGatttataagagcatccataatggctTTCGCTCggtcatagcccagccacaaactcctcctaccatatcatcagcactaaaaatcctcctgccacattatcaggacaaacaaatagcccagcaatagcctagccacatcactccaaataataaaaacaaataattaacaatcacacaaaatacggaattaaatttacgacacagatacgagaaaattcaataataatattaaaattaaaaaaactacattaattaaaaaaattacattaatttaaaaaaaaactcatcttCCGCACACGAATTAcggaattacataattaaaaattacaatcacgcaaaatacggaattaaatttacgacacaaatacgggaaaattcaataataatattaaaattaaaaaaagtacattaattaaaaaaatttagattaatttaaaaaaactcatcttccacacacgaattacggaattacataattaaaaattacaatcacgcaaatacggaattaatttacaacacagatacgggaaaatgcaataattttatttaaattaaaaagtaaattataaaaaaaattacataataaaaaaaattcggctagccgattccgaGCCCGCAATGACggctagcggatcgcctagcgcccgCGAATCGGCTAgagctcgccgatcggctagcCTAAATTGTCGCAATGGAGGCTAGCGGATCGGCTAGCGCCCGCGATCTGCTAGCCTATCCGCTAGCcttcattgtggatgctctaagaagtTGATTCATTGAAGGAGGAGAGAGGAAAGgtgattaattttaattaattaattggaagaAGGTGAATTGGTCTTGCCATTTTTCATATCTGTCTctgatactattatttttaattttggattattGCTTACTTAATAATTCCACCTTTCACGCTGTGTTGATTAATGCAGATTTGGTGTGTGCGTGAGTATTCCATTTCTGGCTGGAGATTGATGTGTTTACGCGCTAAATTAACTCCGTCTATTTCTGTTGGAGAATCAATGTCTACATGTCTTTTTCAGAGACTTTTGACATCAATGgaacatgcattttttttttcttttctaagtattgatttttattttaagttctAATATCGCACTTTATACCATATGATTCAGGTTAATTTTTGAGAATTATTGgtcaatattaattttttaaccTCATAGTAAAGAATAAAATGATTAATTTACAATGTTAAAGGACCGGAAAAACATAACAAATGTTCAAAGAAATTGAGTGCTGAGCATTCAAATTTCGATCTGATCGGGTTTTTGTCAAATTCGATTCaacaattcaaaattttatgaaataatgAATCTGATCTGATCCGTTTTGTCTGAAATATGAATATGATTATATATATTGGAATTGCAcacttggaaaaaaataaactgAAATTCCTTACACTCTAATTGTCTATTTCGATcaaattcctttttttttgcatgATTTTTGAAGTTAAACGTTCTAGTTCTTCTTCAAGCATGACTGTTGAGTGTATGGTCGAATTTTTCTAAAgattaatgaattttatttcaaatccTATTACTTTCGAAAGTTCTTGGGTTCTCAATACATGAGTAAATTGATCTTTTTGATTCCCACAAtatgaataattttatttaaaattgagTGTTAACCTCTTACCTTTCCATCTTACAaggataaaaaaatgaaaaaatgatcaAGATCATATTGTATAGGACTCAATTTGAacatagtagtaattatttaagACTTGAAATGAAACACGTTCATATGTGGAaagcaaaaaatgaaatttagactattttccttttaaatttaaaacttcaaatATTGGTGTAAATTAAACGCAACCTTGTAAAACTTTAAATAATaacttaatttcataatttgttGTAATTTTGAAAACATCATCAATCCTCTCTTCGCTTTGAACGTGGACGGTGGTACTCAAATTGTAGATTCAAATATAGTATGAAACTCAAGTAAAAGGTGTTGAATTTGCATTTAACTGTTACATTATTCAACACTCGATCGGTTGTGTCTAATATTCTCAAATTTCTTTCGTAAAATTACCCATTTTTCTTAAGATAATCGTCTATGACAAAAGTCtaaaatatatattcttaattttatataattacaACAGCGTTGAGTTTAGAAAAATGTTAACTACATAACATGGAAACAAATGTAAAagcaaataaataaagataCACACAAGGGCAAAACATGCAAGTAGCTAATAGCCTAATACTTCATGTTGATGATGTGATGGTACAACTTCGTAATAATATTTTCGTGTACGAACGGAACAATATGCTCTTAATTGATGGAccattttgtttcaatttaatGAGAAAAAATCACATAATTGATGGTATGTTATTTTCAATTGCAACTTGACATTTAGTGTAGAAGAATGGACTTGGTCATGTAGGAGCACGGCTAGTCCAATGAATTTATcgcattttaatttcaaaattaaacatTGTGAATTAGTATGACTTGGACGAATTCTATAACGAAATGTGAATTCAAAATTACCATAAACAAACTGTTGCAATGTAGTTGATGACTTTGCCCGAAATCTGATTAAACAAAAGTGACAAGAAGTTGAAATTGTTTACATGTAGCTTTCTATTTTTGTTGATCCAAAAAAATCCCTTTCATGCAAATTTTTTAAAGCAAAGTTGTCAACAGGTTAATAATGCTAATATATTCAAGAATTAGTCTTGTATCAAAATCCTCTCATTCTCCAACCTGTACAATCTAACAAGTGCCTTTTTCTCAACCTTTGAAGTACTAAAAGAAGACACATTTTTCTCAACCAAGTTTTAGCCTCTATGCTCATTGAAGAGGCCTTTTTCTGAAGATGCAGAAAGCTTAGGATAATCGAGTAATGTTATGCTACGCACCACCGACGAACTTGAAGGAGTTCCTAATGCCACGAAGAAGGATCTTCAAGTAGGAAACGAGCGTTACGACAGCTCTCCTATGAAGAAATTCAGTTCCATTGAAATCAAGAACTGATTGCCTCCAAACGAGTCTCAGAAGTATATTTACCATCTGCAACAACTCATCGAAATTAAtactctgtttttttttcttataacaAGAAAATTGATCAAAAAAGGAAACATAAAACGAAAACAGATCCAATCAATgttaaattgtgtatttaattaaatacacAATACCTTATACAGAATTAGAATATCCAATCTATATTTCAAGATTAACTCTCAACAACAGAAAAGGAAAATAGAAGATGACTGGAATCCTTTTGTATATTTATCAtataataaaaatcaaaatagttTTGTGGGATTCGAGAATATTATATGTGAGACGCAATTAACTATGGTATTTACGTTAGTTTTAAGTTAGTGGCAAAAATACAGGTTTGGATAATATTACCACATGAATAAAATTATCCTTACAAGAACATGTATATTATGACTATCTTCCATAATTAGTCACAATTATACCAAATATATAAAGAAATTCAAAAGCatatattcaattatttatCCTTGGTCTGGTAAAAGTAAGAACACGCATAACACACACTACATTATACACACATGCATAAAATAGAATGGACTTCAAGCATTGGTATGCTATAGGCATTGGGGCTATTCTGGCCATCATAGGAGCCTATTTACTCGTGTATGCCTTGATATGCTTCGGTGTTTTAGTCGGACGTATTTACCTTTTTTGTTTTGTAGGGACGAGTTCTGTCTCCGCGCCACCAGTAAGGCAGCTGAGCACGGCTGGAATGGTGTTTGACACGTGCACCAGCGAGGAAGGAGCGGACGGTGGCTGCCCCATCTGCCTCAGTGAGTACGAGGTCGGGGAGCAGCGCACAACAATCTCCGACTGCAGCCACCGCTTCCACGCACGTTGTATAGACACGTGGCTCAAGCACAAGCTCACTTGCCCCCTATGCAGGCATAATCTTGTTTGATGTACACAATTAATTTCATTCAAATTTAGTAAAATTATGTACATCAGCAATTCTAATAAGAAAGATATGTTCCTAGTTCCTCCAATATTTGTAGTGTATTGAGTTATAGATTTATTTCAAAGTCTAAATAGACAAACATGTGAAAAAACATAAGAGGGAAAAATGAGTAATCATATAAGTCCCCACAAAAAAGAGGAGAATTCATATAAACAAAAccacaaagagtcattaggccTATATTTGGCAGCATAGGTTGTCTCTTTATTTCAAGCATACGGCTACATAGAGCTCAATATGCATCACAACACAATCAGCAAAGTAAAGAAGAAACACACAAGTCTTTTATTTAGCAGAGCAGCAGGAAGCAGAAATGGCAACAGCAACATCATCAGTCATCATACTGCCTGCGGTGGTGCTGCCTGCGACGTTTATCCTCACCCTCAGACTCATCATCATCTCCCTGCACATCATCCATGTTTAGATACTTCACACTAAAACTCCACCAACATCATCAAAAACAGCATACTACATATGTTTCAAGAACATGACACAATTTGGACATGCTATTTCATCAATGAGACAATCAAGAAACCAACTTAATGACAGCTCAAGACATTGTTAGGTCACTCTGAAATCaataacataaatatatttatccCAACCCTAGTCCTTTCAACATGATATGAAATCAAACAAATTGTAGAAATAGTCAAAGGTCGACAGGATATCACAAGTTTTCAAGTCATCTTAGGTGGCATTCAGTTTGTTAGTGAGATACAGTATGTGATAAACCAAAACAAAGTTTGGTTGAGAAACAGGCAACCAACAAGAGATAAGATTAGACATGACATGTAGTCACAAGTAAACATGGCAATGGAACAACACTTGGTGAACAACTATGTTAGCCTAAACTATATTTATCCATCTAAACTACAATGAGTTTAACCTACAATGAAGAACCCAAACTAACATGGCAATGGCAATTGGTGAAAGATTATTTTAGCCTAAACTATATTTATCCATCTAAACAAACCTAAAAAGAAGAAGCCAAATTAATATGATCACCATTCCATCCTAAACCTTAGAATCAAGATATCAACAAAAAGGAAAACACAAACATGAAGATATAGCAATCGAATTCAAATGAAATAGTAGAAGAAAACTGACATATTTCTTGCGACCGCCTTCATCATCGTCCCTGTCGTAGCTAGGCTTCCTGTAATCCTCTTCCTCAGACCTCCCATAGCTAGGCCTTTCATACCCCTCACTCTGATACTCACTCCTCTCCGGCCTCCGCCCATACCCTCCACCACTCTCCTCCTCACTCCTCCTCCCATACCCACCCGATCCATACTCCGATTCAGACTCCGGCCTCCTCCCATAACCACCGCCCGATCCATACTCCGATTCAGATTCCTGCTTCCTCCTATAACCGCCGCCCGATCCATACTCAGATTCAGATTCAGGCCTCCTCCCATACCCGCCGCCATCTCCGGATCCATATTCGGATCCTTGCTCCCCGTATTGGGGCTTTCTACCATACcccccgccgccgcctccggATCCGTATTCGGATCCTTCCTCACCGTATTGGGGCTTCCTACCAtaccctccgccgccgcctccggaTCCGTATTCGGATCCTTCGTCCCCGTATTGGGGCTTCCTGCCATaacctccaccaccgccgccagaTCCGTATTCAGATCCTTGCTCTCCATACTCAGGCTTCCTACCAtaacctccgccgccgccgccgccgccggatcCATATTCAGACTCCGATCTACCGTAATCGGGTCTCCCGCCGCCCGATCCGTACTCGGTGGGGCGATTGGCTCCGGGGCGGGGCTTGGGGCGGGCGTAGCTCTTGTACTCGTTGTCAAGGGCGTCCTCACCATAAGCGGAGGGCTCGGCGGAGGAGGTGTACTGGGGGCGATCGTAGTCGAAGTCGTCGGAGGCGGAGGAGGTGTTGGCGTAGCAGGTCTCCTCGGAGGGGGGGAGGGGGCGGCCATAGGTCAATTCGATGTTGTAGCCGCCGCCGTAGGGGGTGGGATCGTACTCGTCGAAGTCATCGACCTCATCGCCGGTGTCATGGTGGCCTTTTGGGAAGTACGACATTTTCGATTGATTGTGCGAGGCTCAATAATTAGCCATTTATAGTAGTCGGAATCTCGTCATCCGGTGGAAGTCGTTATTGTAGTTTGGGACACGTGGCGCTCTGAAGCGCTGCTGCCACGCGTTGCTGCGGATTGATAGGATCTTAATGATTGATTGTCATTGTACACTGTCGGCATGATTTTATTTTGACgaaatttcaatatatttgACCGACATAGATAAATCATAAATCTCATCGCAATAAACGTTAGGATAATAAAAGAGGTAATTTCGCAACATAACATAATATTCCCAAAGGGAAAAGATTTCTCAgaatatttatttctttgttCTTAATTTAGAGCAAATATTACATACTAGGAGTACATTTTTTTGTAATACATAGGATAATAGGATACAAAAAGATATAGTACTAAAATAAACCAATACCATTGAAGCTATTTTTCTACTCTATTTGTCGACATGGTATCCTTTCGTTCTACCgaatcagatgaattatttaTCTGTCTTGTTATTGAAACACATTTCTTTCACAACTTAATTAGGGGGAAGTTGAGGCTTATCCGTGCCCCAAAAGAGGCTTCaagaatttcaaaataaatcttGTAAATTGGTGGGACAATTTGGTTAGAGAATGCCAGAATGGACCACTGTTTGATAAGGCATTGTTTCAGAAATGTTTGTGCTACATCGTTGCCTTGTCAAGGTAAGTATGCAATCTCAAGTTGACTAAATAGGATGTAGTTGCTTTTTTAAGCTTGCAAGTTTTCTTTGGCAGTGCCACTCCTACAATTTATCGTCAGATGGCATCGTTGATGAGACTCCAACTCGTAACATCCTTCATCACCGTTGCTAACATCCTTCGCCCGCAGAGGGAAGCCACTCAGAGGCAGTTAGATGCTGAAAAGGAGAAGAATGTCGATGGACCTCGAGTGGAGTCGCTCACTGAAAGCTTATAGTTGACAGTTGAGATGATAACTACACTGGAAGCGATGATGATGGAAATCTTTACTCGGTACACTTTCTACATTCTCAAATTTCTGTTCATTAACTGTGATAAGATAATTCTATATTCTCAAGTTTTCATGCCCTTTTAATGTTTTAAGTTCATGATGAataccttttttttttgttaaggtTATACAAGCATCATCGCTTAATGAAGCAGACATAATGCATTGCGATAATACA from Salvia splendens isolate huo1 chromosome 15, SspV2, whole genome shotgun sequence encodes the following:
- the LOC121768627 gene encoding uncharacterized protein At5g39570-like; translated protein: MSYFPKGHHDTGDEVDDFDEYDPTPYGGGYNIELTYGRPLPPSEETCYANTSSASDDFDYDRPQYTSSAEPSAYGEDALDNEYKSYARPKPRPGANRPTEYGSGGGRPDYGRSESEYGSGGGGGGGGYGRKPEYGEQGSEYGSGGGGGGYGRKPQYGDEGSEYGSGGGGGGYGRKPQYGEEGSEYGSGGGGGGYGRKPQYGEQGSEYGSGDGGGYGRRPESESEYGSGGGYRRKQESESEYGSGGGYGRRPESESEYGSGGYGRRSEEESGGGYGRRPERSEYQSEGYERPSYGRSEEEDYRKPSYDRDDDEGGRKKYGDDDESEGEDKRRRQHHRRQYDD